In Paenibacillus sp. 1781tsa1, one DNA window encodes the following:
- a CDS encoding NUDIX hydrolase: MNKKEISAGGVVYRTGEDGRLQIQLIVDRYGKTTLAKGKMEDGETIEQTALREILEETGMVGRIVEPVDIIAYTYQHAEFGPVDKEVHYYLVEAESGDLQPQIEEIKGVDWYAPEEAWSRQQQSGYDNNDDILRVALNKLGINV; encoded by the coding sequence ATGAACAAAAAAGAAATTTCAGCAGGCGGAGTTGTTTATAGAACAGGGGAAGACGGACGTCTTCAAATTCAGCTTATCGTAGATCGTTATGGTAAAACAACTCTCGCCAAGGGCAAAATGGAAGATGGAGAAACAATCGAACAGACGGCATTACGCGAGATTTTGGAAGAGACAGGCATGGTGGGTCGCATTGTAGAGCCCGTTGATATCATTGCTTATACGTACCAACATGCAGAGTTTGGCCCCGTGGACAAGGAAGTTCATTATTATCTCGTTGAAGCCGAAAGTGGTGATCTGCAGCCTCAGATTGAAGAAATCAAGGGTGTGGATTGGTACGCTCCAGAAGAAGCATGGTCCAGACAGCAGCAGAGCGGATATGATAATAACGATGATATCCTGCGTGTAGCACTGAACAAGTTAGGCATTAACGTATAA